Within the Desulfovibrio sp. genome, the region GGCAGGGGCGATCAGGTGGTGGCGGTGGCAGTTTGCCGGATTCTCCTCGCCGCACATGAGCGCGATGGTCTGGCGGGAAGCGCCTTTCACCAGGCGGTCGATCCCGGCTGCGAATTCGGGAGAGGCAGCGATGCGGGCGTAATCGGGCTTGCCGTCAGAGCCGAGAAGTTTGGGATCGTCTGGCTTGCCCCCTATCTGGTTCCCCAAGAACACGTAGTGGATGCCTGCCCCGCGCAGGAGCCGCTCCACCTGCTCCCGGCAGAAGTGTTTGGCGTACTTGGTGTAGGGTTTGGAGCGCACGTCAGCCACGGCGGTGATGCCATGGGCGCGCAAGAGTTCGAGAAAGTGCTCGGCCGGATGGTTGGAGTGGCCGATGGTGAAGATTACAACAGGGGTTGTCACGCGTCCTCGCGATGAGCCGTGTAGGCGCATATTTCCTCGTCCATGCTACAACTCGAAAACGATCTCATAGACAAGCCAGCCCAGCACGATCATCTCCAAATAAAAATATGATAGTAGGTTCGCCCTGAACATGGTCGATTTAAGCTGCTGTCTGCCCGCGTCAGGCAGCAGCTTGGCTGCCACCTTGTACTCCAGCCACCAGGACACGAAAAAGCTCGGAACCAAAAGCCACATGGTCGCGGCAGGAACCATCCAATAGAGATTTTTGTTTGCCTCGTAAGGGATCATCCAGGCCCCTTGCCATGTCACCGCCAGGAACTTCTTGAATGGGGTGTCGATTCCGTAAGCCTGCCCGCCGCCAGTGACCATCTCCAAAGCGACCAGGAGAATCCAGGTGATCGGTATGCCAGCGAAGGTGGTGGCAATGTTCGCCCAGGCGGAGACTTTGAACGCCGTTTCACGCGGCAGATCCAGGCGTTTTCTAATGACCACCATTTCCAGAAGGATCACTGGGATTAACGCCAGGACCATGCCCGGCCAGGTGAGGAAGATCATGGGAACGCCGCTGTTGGCGCGAGCTTCACCCGGCGTTAGAAGTGCCACGGCGAAACACAGAGCAACAAAAAGTGGCAATCGCCTGTTGGTCATTTCGAGCCCTCCATAAACAGAGGGGGGCCAAAGCCCCCCTCATTCACATTAATTGCTCAAATTGGTTCTTACAACTGCCCAGGCTCACACCCACACACGCCCATATACGTCACCCTATCCGCGTACTCGGCCTTCTTGCCCTTGTTCCAGCGAGACACCGGGCGATAGTACCCCACGATCCTGGTGAACACCTCGGAGTCCTCCCCGCAGGTGGTGCACTCGTGATGTTCGCCGGACATGTACCCGTGCTCCTTGCACACGCTAAACGTAGGCGTGATGGACAGGTACGGGATCTTGGTCATGCGGAAGGCCTTGACGATGAAGTTCTTGAGCGACTCGGTGTCGGCCACGGCCTCGCCCAAAAACGTGTGGAACACCGTGCCGCCCGTGTACAGGGGCTGGAGTTTGTTCTGGTGCTCCAGGGCGGCGATCACGTCTTCGCATTGGCCCACGGGCAGGTTGGTGGAGTTGGTGTAGTACGGGGTGCCGTTGCCCGAGGCCTGGATGTCCGCGTAGAGATTCTTGTCGATCTTGGCCAGGCGGTAGCTGGTGCCCTCGGCCGGGGTGGCCTCCAGGTTGTAGAGGTTCCCGGTCTCTTCCTGGAAACGGCTGGTGATCTCGCGCAGGTGGTTGAGCGCCCGGGTCATGAGCCTGACGCCCGCCTCGGTCTCGATGCCCTTGCCCAGAATGTTCAGGCAGGCCTCGTGGCCGCCCACCAGGCCTATGGTGGAGAAATGGCCCTTGTAGCCGTGCTTCAGGTAGCGGCTGGAATAGGGGAACATGCCCCGGTCCAGGTGGCCCTGGATGAGCTTTCGTTTGAACTCCAGGGCGTCCTTGGCCAGGGTGGCGTATTCGCCAAGAAGATCCAGGAAGTCCTCCTCGCCATGGGACAGATAGGCCAGCTTTGGCAGGTTCAAGGTTACCACGCCGATGGAGCCGGTCAGGTCGCCAGCGCCGAAGAGCCCGCCCACCTTGTTGCGCAGCTCGCGCAGGTCCATCTGCAGGCGGCAGCACATGGAGCGCACGTCCTCGGGCGAGAGGTCGGAGTTGATGAAGTTCTGGAAGTAAGGAGCCCCGTACTTGGCCGTGAGATCCAAGAGGCTCTTGCCGATCTCGGAATCCCAGGGGAAGTCCTCGGTCACGTTGTAGGTGGGAATGGGGAAGGAGAATATCTGGCCGTAATAGTCGCCCTCGGCCATGACCTCCAGGAAGGCCTTGTTGAACATGTCCATCTCGGCCTGGAAGTCGCCGTAGTTGTCTTCCTGGAACTTGCCGCCGATGATGGCCGCCTCCTTGGCGATGTGCTTGGGGGGCGTGAGGTCGAAGCTCAGGTTGGTGAACGGGGTCTGGCCGCCCCAGCGCGAGGTGGTGTTCAAGTTGAACACGAACTTCTGCACGGCCTGGCGTACCTGCATGTAGGAGAGGCCGTCGTGCCGGATGAAGGGGGCCAGATAGGTGTCCACGTTGTTGAAGGCCTGGGCCCCGGCCCATTCGTTCTGGAGGGTGCCCAGGAAGTTGACCATCTGGCCCAGGGCTGAATCGAAGTGCTTGGCCGGTCCGGCCGAGGACCGCCCCTCCAGGTTGAAGCCTTCAAGCAGGAGGTCGCGCAGGCTCCAGCCCGCGCAGTATCCGGCCAGACCGAAGGAAAGATCGTGGATGTGGAAGTAGCCGTGGTCGTGGGCGGCCCGGACTTCCTCGGGGTATTTCTCCAGGGCGTAGCGGGCCTGCACCGTGCCGGAGAGGTGCAGCATGAGCCCCTGGAAGGAATGGGCCATGTTGGCGTTCTCGGCCACGCGCCAGTCGGCCTTGGAGAGATAGTTGTCGATGGTCTCCGCGATGTCCAAGTACGCGGCCTTCTGTTCGCGCAGAGTGCGCCGTTTCTCGCGGTAGATGACAAAGCGCTTGGCCACGTCGAAAAGGCGCGACTCCATGAGCACGCGCTCGACCATGTCCTGCACGTTCTCCTGGAGGGCGACGTCGCAATCGGCGAGCTTCTCCTCCACCTTGCGGGCCAGGCGTTTGGCCAGCAGAGGGTCCTGGACGCCGCTGGCTTTAAGGGCCTTCAGTATGGCAAGTGCGATCCGGTCCAGGGACCAGGTTTCCAGGCAGCCGTCGCGTTTCTGAATCTGCAGGGGCATGGGGGGTCTCCTTGCCGTAAACGGGAGGTACGAAGGGTTGTTCTTTCAGGGTAAATCCCGCTGGCAGGTACCCACCTGCCACGCGGACATCGTGCGGGGTGAGCCCCGGAACCACGGTGATGCGGAAATCAAATGAGCCGGGGTTAGTTGAGGCCAGATGAAATACGGCTTTCAGGCGATCCCGGGCGTCTGGCCCGGAAACCGCCTGGCCGGTCAGGCCCGGATACTTCTCCCAGGGGCCTTTCACGTCCACCGCGAACAGCGTCTGGGGGCACCTGGAAAGTATCCCGGCGACCACCTCGGGGCGCATGCCGTTGGTGTCCACCTTGACCGCGAGACCAAGCCCGAAGAGCGCCTCCACCAGGTCGGGCAGGCCAGGGTCCAGAGTGGGTTCGCCACCGCAGACCACCACCCCGTCCAGCCAGCGTCTACGCGCTGCCAGGCCTTTTAATACGGCTGTAAGCTCGAGTGCGGGGTGAAAGTTCGGGGTGAAGGCCAGGGAGGCGTTGTGGCAGGTGGGGCAGCGCAGGTTGCATCCGCCCACGTAGACGACTGATGTGTTCTTCCCCGGCCAGTCGCACAGCGACAGGGGGGTCACGGCCCTGATGCGGGCCTGAGCAGCTGTTCTATTATCCTGTGACGATGCGTTTTCCATGCTCATCCGGAATTTCGTTTGCTCGTAGCAGATGCCCAACGTCTGTTGAAGCGAAATAAATCCACAACATATCGGCCGCTTGCAACGAGGCTAATGCGCCACTTCAAACCGGTTGCCGAATCGAAAAACAATGCACGCAAAAGAAAAACGCCAAGAGAATTGGTGGTGGTCTCCGGCCGCTTGAGCGGCTCGGACCGTAGCGGGAACCATGGCCCATTCGCGGGGCCTGGCCGTTGCTCCCCAGGAACGTCTTCTGACTTCCGGCCGGGTGGTGCGCGGCGCCTTCCCGGGTTATTTACCCAGTGGCTTACCGCCCGTTTTGTGCCGGTTACAGCAGCGCGCCTGCGACGGATTTGCACCGTCTTCCGTTTTCCGGGGCGTACGAATCGAAATTAAAAGGCATCCCAAACACTGTCAAGCTGCATTTTACAACTACTTGGCTACGCTGACTTTTTTTTCCAGGGTTTCTCTTCTCCGGCCAGAAGCCGGCGGATATTGGCCTCATGCTTCCAGATGATCAACCCGGCAACCACCAGGCTCACCGGCACCAGTTGGAAGCTCGTAGCCCACCACACCGTAAACGGCAGACTGGCGGCCAGAAGGAGCGACCCAACGGACACGAACCCCGAGATGGCTATTGCTGCGGCGCAGAGAAGCCCGGAAACGACGGTGGCCATGGGCGAGAGCGCCAGAAACGCGCCGATGGTGGTGGCCACGCCCTTGCCCCCCTTGTAGTGCAGAAATACCGGGAACATGTGCCCGGACACGGCGGCCAAGGCAGCCAGGCCAGCGAACCAGCCATCACCCATCTGCCAGGCCACGGCTACGGGGGCGAAGCCCTTGAGCGCATCCAAGACCAGAGTGGCCACTCCAAGCTTCGTGCCGCACTGCCTGGCCACATTGGTGGCGCCGATGTTGCCGCTGCCGGCCTTGCGGGGGTCTATGTTGCAGGAGGCCTGGGCGATGAAGAGCCCGAATGGGAAGGACCCGGCCAGGTAGGCCAGCACGAGCCACAGAATCTTGGCGATCACGTCACTCTCCTTAATTTCTCTCTCCCAAAGAGTGCCAGAGCCGCCCCGCCTGGTCAACGCGCCTTACACAGTACGCCCAAGCGCATCTGCCAGAATCGGCCATCCACGCGGCTCGCGGATGTGTCCGCCCAGTTGTTAGTCAGCCAGTGGCGGCCACTCCCCGGGGTCCGGCTTGTCTTCCATTTCGCGCGCCGAGAGCACCCTGAACTCGTTGGTCAGCGGGTCCACCTTGCCAAGCTTAAACCAAAAGCGCTGCCCCTCCTGAGTCTTGCCCCCAAGGGCCTCACGCCCGCAGCGAACGTACATCTGAAGCTCCGTAAGACTGAGAACCGCAACGGGCCCGCACTCCTCGACAACAACGGCCTCGAACTCGCGCTCCCTGCACTTGTCGCGCATATAGCACAGTTTCCAGTAACGCGGCCGGAACCTCTGGATTTGCCCCACCGCGTCAAGCCGGGCCGCGATTCCCGGGAGCTTGGCCACAAGCTCGTCGCGGGTAAATTTCGGCGAGCCCGAGGCAAGAAAGGACTCCACCTGCCCCAGGTTCACAAGGTCCGTGAGCCTGCGCAGCGGAGAGGTGATCGGCGAGTACGCCTCCGCCGCCAGGCTGGCGTGACGTCCGGGCCGGACTTCCAGGGTGGCGCCGGAGAGCTGTTTGACCACGCGGTGCATGTCCACCGGATTGGTCCACACCCCGGCATACCCGTGCGGTATGGCGATATCCTGCACGCGGTGCAGCAGGGCGACGTCATGAGCCTGGGCCCAGGCCGCCACGGACGTGTTGGCCAGGATCATGAGTTCGCTCACGGCCATCTGCGCGCCAGGGTATTCCGGCTCCTGTTCGATCCGGACCCGGACGTTTTCAGGTTGGCCCTCCAGACGAATCTTGGGTTCGGGCCTGTCGATGACCACGGCTCCCCGCTGGATGCGCGCGTCCCTCAGCAGCTGAGCCAATGCATGGGCCGCCGTTATGCCCTGCGCTGCCGAACCGTCCTGGAGGGCTGTTTCCACGCCTTCGTAGGTGAGGTTTTGCGACACGCGCACCCAGGAGAGTCTGGGTGCAAAGTTCGTCACCGCGCCCACCTCGTCCAGAATCCAGTCCAGAATAAGGGCGGGGCGGTCCTCGCCGGCCTTCAGGCTGTAGAGATCGCAACCGAGGGACTCGGGGAGCATATGGCTCACGCCCTCGGGCAGGTACAGGCTCGAGGCCCTCTGCCAAACGGCCCTTCCCAGCCCGCTTTCGAAGTCCCAGGACAAGGTGGGCCTGGCCAGGGCCATGCTCACCCGCCAGCCGTATTCGGTCCGCTCCACATGGAAGGCGTCGTCGATGTCTCGGGTGGTGGGCGAATCCACGCTGACGTACTCGCCAGGTTCCGGCTGGCCCTTCTTGGCCTGAAAATCGGCCAGGAGCTGCGATATGCTCTCGCCATGTGCGGCGCTCCAGGCGTCGCCCGCGTCATATCCGGCCTGATCAAGCAGCGCGTTGTGGTGGGGGGGCACAATGCCCCACTCCATGGCGATTATAAGCGCCTGATGGGGATGCTCAGGCAGCCCCTTGCGCAAGCTCTGCCACAGAGGAGCCAGTTCCTGGCTTTCAGGATCGGCCAGCAGGCCCCGCAACAGTCCTTTCAGTTTCTCGGCGGCCTCCGGGTCCAGGTGCGCGGCAAGCCTGGCCACGTCCTTTCGCCTGCCAGAAGCCCAACCGGTCCAGAGTTCGTGAAAGAAATCCTGCCCGGCAGTCACCACCAATTCGCGTTCGCGGGCTGTCTCCTGCTCGGCCAGGCGGCGTTCCACCATGTCCGTAGCGTACACTTCGAAATTGGGGGGCTGAAACTTGAAATGGGTTTTAAGGCTCAAGAGCGCCCGGCCCATGGCCGCCACCTGGTCAACATCCGGATTCTCGAAGGCCAGACCGGCGAACCAGGCGGCCGAGGACTGGGTGACCTCCCCTTGGGCGAGTTCCCAGATTTCCAATGGATCAATGTTTCCGGCCAGTTCCTCGCGGCGCTTGGCGTGCTCGCGGAGTTTCTCAAGAACCGCTTCCTTGTTGAACTGGCCCTCGAAACGCGGCCCGGCCCAGGGGAGCAGTCGAGACGAAGCGAGCTTGGTCTCGCGTTTGTTCAGGGTGTACAGGCGAAGCTTCTCTCCAGAGGCTTCCTCAACCCATGCCATATGGGGCTCGTTGCCCTGCATGAACTCCACGATGCAGCCAGGTGTGGGCACGGTTTGAATGGACGGATGTTTGGTCAAGAAAAGATGCCTCCGGCGGCCGGGAAGAGCGCCTCCAACAAGTCGCTCCCCGCCCTCCCTGCGAAATATGAGTTCATAGTGAGCCTGCTTCCACCAGAAAGTCGGTTGGACAATGCCGGATGCGGGTCGCGACCCGGCGCGAACCAATCACGGTGTTTCAGGTTCGGCTTTCTTTTTCCCCTTGAACAGGGAAGCCACTTTATGGCCGGCCGAGGATATCGCGCCGACCGCCTTCTGTGCTCCGGCCACTGTCCCGTCCTTCATGGACCCGCAGGCGTCCACGGCCCGCCCGCGTGCGGCCTTGGCCCCAGTTGCGACGCTGCATCCGGCCGAGGACACCGCTTCGGCGGTTTTCTGAACACCGGACTTGGCGCCATCAGCTACCGCCCCGCAAACATCCCCAACTCGTTCGGAAGCGCTCTTGGCGGCTCTGGCCGTTTTTGTCTTCAGCTTCTCAAGCGGGGCGGAAGCGACTTCGCACAGGGCGTTCTTCAATTCCTTGAACGAACCTGTGAACACATCCCTCGCAAAGGACACCGCTTCCTGAAAGGAGCTCTTCCTGAGGCCGTTGTCCAGGTCGTACCCCATGCTGATATAATTCTTCGTAAGAAGCCCCACACGGGATACCAGGATGCAATTCACGGCTCCGTGGAAAAAGGCGTTGGCAAACGAGGACGTTATCGAGGAAACGATGGGCACATGGCCGACGGCATGGGCCATCAACGGCTCAACCAGGGCATTTATCTGCGTTTTGATGTCGATCTCATCGATGCCGTACGACACGAACGACGAGCCGACGACATTCAGATATATCGAGTACATCTCCTTGAGCGACGGGCGTTGATTGTAGATGTGCGACACCTTCCACACGAGAAACGCTGTACTGAGAAAAACCACAAGAGAGTCCAGTCTTCCATTCTGCGAGACTGCCGTGGAGAGAAAAACCTTTTTCGCCGCGCTCCGTATCTCTTCATTCGCCATGGCCTCGAGCACAGACAGTTTGATCTCGATGCTGTCCGATTCCCGGCACGTGCCGCTTTGCCGCAGCAGCTTGTTTTTTCGCAAGCGCCGGTCAAGTCTCTTCAGGTAGCGCGCCTTTTCTTCGGGCGTGGGATCAACGGGAGGAATGAGGGCTTCCGGGCGTATCACGAAAGCGCCCAACAGCCAGCAGAGACCAGCCAGAACAAGAAGAGACAAGGCATATTTGAGAAAGAGCCCGGCCCCGGGATGAAGTGACGACACCAGGTCCGACATCACGACAATATTGTGGAACAGAAACACCACGAGAGAGAACACCAGGAAGATGGAGAAGGCTAAGAGCAGGATGTTTACGTTCTTTTTCATAACCAGCACTCGGCTCGGGCATTCGGCAAACGGCTCTTATGACAGCACATCCGGAGCGGAAGCCGTACATTCCCCCATTACCGCCTGCGCAAAGAGTCCAAAACACCATTTGCACAGGCGGCAGACATATCGGAGGGAAACGCCCTAGGCTCCCTAATGCTTGAAGGAACGCTGACCCGTGAACACCATGGCCACGGACGGGACCGCCTCGTTGACGGCCTGCACCACCTCCCAGTCCCGGATGGAGCCGCCGGGCTGGGCGATCGCCGTCACTCCCTGGGCAATGGCCAGGTCTACGCCGTCGCGGAAGGGGAAGAACCCGTCGGAGACGAGCACCGAGCCGGGCAGTCCGCCCCTGTCGGCCTTGGTCTGGGCCTCGATGTCCGCCAGGGCCTTGGCCAAGGCATCGTCCGTGGCGGCCTTTTCGCGCAGCTCGTGAATGGAGAGCTTGTGGCGCTGGAAGGCCAGAAGGTCGGCATACTTGGTGTAGGCCTTGTAGATGGTGAGCTGCACCACGCCAACGCGGTCCTGCTCGCCGGTGCCGATGCCAACCGTGGCGCCGTTTCTCGCGAAGATGACCGAGTTCGAGGTGACGCCTGCCTCCACGGCCCAGGCGAAAAGGAGGTCGTCGGCCTCCTGGGGGCTGGGGCCACGGGCCACGAAGGCCTTGCCGTCCTTGGTCTCACCCTTGGCAGGAAGGAAATCGTCACCCGTGAGGATGCGGTTGCGGAAGGAGAACTGCACCACCATGCCGCCGTCCATAAGGGATTTCACGTCCAGGAAGGGCTCGCCCACAAAGGCCGTCAGGTCGCTTATGCCTGGGATGGCGATGATGCGCAGGTTCTTTTTTGTCTTTAAGATATCAAGGGCCTCGGGCTCGTAGTCCGGGGCGGCCACCACTTCGAAGTAGTTGGCCACGATCTGCTCGGCTGTGACCTTGTCCATGGTGCGATTGACCACGATGGCCCCGCCGAAGGCAGCGATGCGGTCGGACAGGTTGGCCCGCTCAAAGGCCACGGCCAGACCTTCGTTGGTCCAGGCAGCGCCGCAGGGGTTGTTGTGCTTGAGGATGACCGCTGCCGGCTTGGCCGAAAGGTACTGCAGAATGTTCAACCCGTTGTCCACATCCGTAAGGTTCGTCTTGCCGGGATGTTTTCCGGACTGGATCAGGTGTTTTTCCGTGAGCGCCGAGACCAGCCCGCGCTTTGGCCCCCTGAAGGTGACGCCGTCCAGCTCCAGGGAGTTTTCCGTGAGCTGGTACAGGGCGGCAGGCTGATCCGGATTTTCTCCGTAACGCAGCCCCTTGGCCTCTCCCTCTATTGTCCAGGTACGCTTTTTGAACTTCAGGGTTTTGTCGCCCAAGGTAATTGTCATATCTTCCGGGAAGGGGTCTCCCTGGATGGTGGTGTACATTTTTTTGAGATCACTCATGGTGTGTGCTCCAGTGTGCGTGATGGGAGGATACAGCTATCACAGGCGGCTTCCGGCGGCAAACGGGCATTGGCCGCGCTGGGAATTCATGGTAGACACGGGGTGTCGGATGCGGAGGAAACGTGGAAAAAGTTTTGGTGAAGCTGGCTAAGCAGCTCAACAACTACGACGAGGCATCGCTCACGAGCCTGTGGGAACGCTACGCCGACCAGGTGAAGCGTTTCGAGCCGTCCAAACGCTGGGAAGAGGCGGTGCTCATCCTCTCCATGATCCA harbors:
- a CDS encoding radical SAM protein, which gives rise to MENASSQDNRTAAQARIRAVTPLSLCDWPGKNTSVVYVGGCNLRCPTCHNASLAFTPNFHPALELTAVLKGLAARRRWLDGVVVCGGEPTLDPGLPDLVEALFGLGLAVKVDTNGMRPEVVAGILSRCPQTLFAVDVKGPWEKYPGLTGQAVSGPDARDRLKAVFHLASTNPGSFDFRITVVPGLTPHDVRVAGGYLPAGFTLKEQPFVPPVYGKETPHAPADSETRRLPGNLVPGPDRTCHTEGP
- a CDS encoding DUF697 domain-containing protein encodes the protein MKKNVNILLLAFSIFLVFSLVVFLFHNIVVMSDLVSSLHPGAGLFLKYALSLLVLAGLCWLLGAFVIRPEALIPPVDPTPEEKARYLKRLDRRLRKNKLLRQSGTCRESDSIEIKLSVLEAMANEEIRSAAKKVFLSTAVSQNGRLDSLVVFLSTAFLVWKVSHIYNQRPSLKEMYSIYLNVVGSSFVSYGIDEIDIKTQINALVEPLMAHAVGHVPIVSSITSSFANAFFHGAVNCILVSRVGLLTKNYISMGYDLDNGLRKSSFQEAVSFARDVFTGSFKELKNALCEVASAPLEKLKTKTARAAKSASERVGDVCGAVADGAKSGVQKTAEAVSSAGCSVATGAKAARGRAVDACGSMKDGTVAGAQKAVGAISSAGHKVASLFKGKKKAEPETP
- a CDS encoding RNB domain-containing ribonuclease, which encodes MQGNEPHMAWVEEASGEKLRLYTLNKRETKLASSRLLPWAGPRFEGQFNKEAVLEKLREHAKRREELAGNIDPLEIWELAQGEVTQSSAAWFAGLAFENPDVDQVAAMGRALLSLKTHFKFQPPNFEVYATDMVERRLAEQETARERELVVTAGQDFFHELWTGWASGRRKDVARLAAHLDPEAAEKLKGLLRGLLADPESQELAPLWQSLRKGLPEHPHQALIIAMEWGIVPPHHNALLDQAGYDAGDAWSAAHGESISQLLADFQAKKGQPEPGEYVSVDSPTTRDIDDAFHVERTEYGWRVSMALARPTLSWDFESGLGRAVWQRASSLYLPEGVSHMLPESLGCDLYSLKAGEDRPALILDWILDEVGAVTNFAPRLSWVRVSQNLTYEGVETALQDGSAAQGITAAHALAQLLRDARIQRGAVVIDRPEPKIRLEGQPENVRVRIEQEPEYPGAQMAVSELMILANTSVAAWAQAHDVALLHRVQDIAIPHGYAGVWTNPVDMHRVVKQLSGATLEVRPGRHASLAAEAYSPITSPLRRLTDLVNLGQVESFLASGSPKFTRDELVAKLPGIAARLDAVGQIQRFRPRYWKLCYMRDKCREREFEAVVVEECGPVAVLSLTELQMYVRCGREALGGKTQEGQRFWFKLGKVDPLTNEFRVLSAREMEDKPDPGEWPPLAD
- a CDS encoding IMP cyclohydrolase — protein: MSDLKKMYTTIQGDPFPEDMTITLGDKTLKFKKRTWTIEGEAKGLRYGENPDQPAALYQLTENSLELDGVTFRGPKRGLVSALTEKHLIQSGKHPGKTNLTDVDNGLNILQYLSAKPAAVILKHNNPCGAAWTNEGLAVAFERANLSDRIAAFGGAIVVNRTMDKVTAEQIVANYFEVVAAPDYEPEALDILKTKKNLRIIAIPGISDLTAFVGEPFLDVKSLMDGGMVVQFSFRNRILTGDDFLPAKGETKDGKAFVARGPSPQEADDLLFAWAVEAGVTSNSVIFARNGATVGIGTGEQDRVGVVQLTIYKAYTKYADLLAFQRHKLSIHELREKAATDDALAKALADIEAQTKADRGGLPGSVLVSDGFFPFRDGVDLAIAQGVTAIAQPGGSIRDWEVVQAVNEAVPSVAMVFTGQRSFKH
- the plsY gene encoding glycerol-3-phosphate 1-O-acyltransferase PlsY, producing MAKILWLVLAYLAGSFPFGLFIAQASCNIDPRKAGSGNIGATNVARQCGTKLGVATLVLDALKGFAPVAVAWQMGDGWFAGLAALAAVSGHMFPVFLHYKGGKGVATTIGAFLALSPMATVVSGLLCAAAIAISGFVSVGSLLLAASLPFTVWWATSFQLVPVSLVVAGLIIWKHEANIRRLLAGEEKPWKKKSA
- a CDS encoding DUF488 domain-containing protein; protein product: MTTPVVIFTIGHSNHPAEHFLELLRAHGITAVADVRSKPYTKYAKHFCREQVERLLRGAGIHYVFLGNQIGGKPDDPKLLGSDGKPDYARIAASPEFAAGIDRLVKGASRQTIALMCGEENPANCHRHHLIAPALAVRGVRVSHILGDSSVVEDEELKTLQSRKIGQTQNSLFS
- a CDS encoding ribonucleoside triphosphate reductase, yielding MPLQIQKRDGCLETWSLDRIALAILKALKASGVQDPLLAKRLARKVEEKLADCDVALQENVQDMVERVLMESRLFDVAKRFVIYREKRRTLREQKAAYLDIAETIDNYLSKADWRVAENANMAHSFQGLMLHLSGTVQARYALEKYPEEVRAAHDHGYFHIHDLSFGLAGYCAGWSLRDLLLEGFNLEGRSSAGPAKHFDSALGQMVNFLGTLQNEWAGAQAFNNVDTYLAPFIRHDGLSYMQVRQAVQKFVFNLNTTSRWGGQTPFTNLSFDLTPPKHIAKEAAIIGGKFQEDNYGDFQAEMDMFNKAFLEVMAEGDYYGQIFSFPIPTYNVTEDFPWDSEIGKSLLDLTAKYGAPYFQNFINSDLSPEDVRSMCCRLQMDLRELRNKVGGLFGAGDLTGSIGVVTLNLPKLAYLSHGEEDFLDLLGEYATLAKDALEFKRKLIQGHLDRGMFPYSSRYLKHGYKGHFSTIGLVGGHEACLNILGKGIETEAGVRLMTRALNHLREITSRFQEETGNLYNLEATPAEGTSYRLAKIDKNLYADIQASGNGTPYYTNSTNLPVGQCEDVIAALEHQNKLQPLYTGGTVFHTFLGEAVADTESLKNFIVKAFRMTKIPYLSITPTFSVCKEHGYMSGEHHECTTCGEDSEVFTRIVGYYRPVSRWNKGKKAEYADRVTYMGVCGCEPGQL